From Hoeflea sp. 108:
CCGGATGCCGATATCGGCGCGATCGGAGTTGCTCATGGCATTGAGCAGCGCGAGCGCTGCACGGTAGCGCGCCTGTTCTCTGGGGCGCGGGCGGGAGAAGAACTCGGTATAGAAACCCATCTCTCAGGCTCCTGTTGATCCTCCCACTCGCACATATAGGTGATTCCTCGTTGATTGTGCAGTGCAACATAAGCATATCTGCCATGCGTGTAGCACCGGCAGGGCCGCAAACAGACCGAAAAACAATAAGATGCGGCGCGACACTCAAAGCGATTTTTAACCGGCGGGGATTATGGTCCGGCCAGTTTTGCCGTAGCATGTGTTTCGTGCGGAGGGGCTTTGCATGGGCACCGGAACCAATCGCGATTTCGCCTCGCTGCTCGACGAGTTGATCGTCGCTGCGGATCGGGACGACATTGAGCCTGCTCCGACCATCCCTTTCGACTATCTTGCCGTGGCCGAAGAGCTGCATTCGGGCCGCATCCGTGTCGATGGGCATACGGTTGCAGCCGAGTATCGCGAGGCTGGCGCCGATCTCGATGACGAGTTCGTGGCGCTCTTCGATACCATGCGGGCCGAGGCTGTCGCCGATGCCTTGCAGGATGCGATGTCGGCCGAGCCCGCTGAGCCCGAGCCATCGATCGAACCGGAGGCGATCGCCCGCGAACTCAATCTGTCCGAAGCAAAGCCGGCCGATCTCGCCAGGATGCGTCGCCGGTTTGCCCTCGCCAACCATCCTGACCGCGTGGCGCCGCACCTGCGCCAGCGCGCCATGGTGCGCATGCAGCTTGCCAACATGATGATCGACGACGCCAAGCGCCGCGCGGCAAAGACAAAGCCTGAGCACTG
This genomic window contains:
- a CDS encoding DUF1127 domain-containing protein produces the protein MGFYTEFFSRPRPREQARYRAALALLNAMSNSDRADIGIRPADFPRIAREMATRQA